A stretch of Pleuronectes platessa chromosome 24, fPlePla1.1, whole genome shotgun sequence DNA encodes these proteins:
- the LOC128430921 gene encoding tetraspanin-7 translates to MSRRRMETKPVILCVKTLLLLYSFIFWVTGVVLLALGLWWKFMLGPYTLLISRGPSHTPYVLAGTGAAIVLFGLFGCFATCRGRPWMLKLYAVFLCLVFMTELIAGISGFIFRHEIKGTFLTTYSDAVRNYDGRDDRSLAVDGVQRRLHCCGVYNYTTWFSSVYFPVSGIPASCCVSFSDCRGDDLKNATLASGKVYNQGCYELVTSFIESNLGIIAGVTFGVAFSQLLGVSLACCLSRFINANQYEMV, encoded by the exons ATGTCTCGCAGGAGGATGGAAACTAAACCAGTGATTTTATGTGTgaagacgctgctgctgctctactCCTTCATCTTCTGG GTGACTGGTGTGGTGCTGCTGGCGCTGGGGTTATGGTGGAAGTTCATGTTGGGCCCCTACACGTTACTGATCTCCAGAGGCCCCTCCCACACTCCCTACGTCCTCGCCGGCACTGGCGCTGCCATCGTGCTGTTCGGACTGTTCGGCTGCTTCgccacctgcagggggcgcccCTGGATGTTGAAACTG TACgctgtgttcctgtgtctgGTCTTCATGACGGAACTCATCGCTGGAATCTCTGGATTCATCTTTCGTCACGAG ATCAAAGGGACGTTCCTCACCACGTACAGCGACGCAGTGAGGAACTACGACGGACGAGACGACAGGAGTCTGGCTGTGGACGGTGTCCAACGTAGA ttacaTTGCTGTGGAGTGTATAACTACACCACCTGGTTCAGCAGTGTGTATTTCCCTGTCAGTGGGATTCCTGCCAGCTGCTGTGTTAGTTTCTCTGACTGCAGAGGAGACGACCTGAAGAACGCAACACTGGCCTCAGGGAAAGTCTACAACCag ggttgtTACGAGCTGGTGACCTCGTTCATCGAGAGCAACTTGGGAATCATCGCAGGCGTCACGTTCGGAGTCGCCTTCTCTCAG ttgcTTGGGGTGTCTCTGGCCTGTTGTCTGTCTCGATTCATCAACGCCAACCAGTACGAGATGGTTTAA